Proteins from one Syngnathoides biaculeatus isolate LvHL_M chromosome 8, ASM1980259v1, whole genome shotgun sequence genomic window:
- the timm8b gene encoding mitochondrial import inner membrane translocase subunit Tim8 B yields MDDMDHLSLSEKAEATELQRLIAIEQQKAQFQAQVHNFTDVCWDKCVDSPGTKLDYRTETCLVSCVERFIDTTLAITNRFTQMVQKGTH; encoded by the exons ATGGACGATATGGACCATCTCAGTTTGTCGGAGAAAGCAGAAGCGACTGAGCTCCAGCGACTGATCGCCATAGAGCAGCAGAAGGCGCAGTTCCAGGCCCAG GTGCACAACTTCACAGATGTTTGCTGGGACAAGTGTGTGGACAGTCCAGGGACGAAACTAGACTACCGGACAGAGACTTGCCTTGTGAGCTGTGTGGAGCGGTTCATCGACACCACCTTAGCCATCACCAACCGCTTCACTCAAATGGTGCAGAAAGGCACCCATTGA